Genomic DNA from Terriglobales bacterium:
GGAGAGTGCCCGATCCCCAGCCGGTCGCGGGGCCGGAGGTCGCTAAAACGACGGGGAAGGAGTTCCTGGTTGCCGGCCGGCCGGCGGTGGCGGTGCGCAGCGTGTCGCGGCCCACGATGACGGTCTATTCGCCAAAAGGAAAGAACACGGGCGCAGTGGTCGTCGTCTTCCCTGGTGGGGGCTATCAGGAGCTGGCCATCGATCTTGAAGGCACCGAGGTCTGTGATTGGCTGACGCCCAAGGGGATCACGTGTGTGCTGCTGAAATACCGAGTGACGGATGTGGGGCCGTATCCGAAATCGGGGCCGTATCCGGAATCACCGATGGCGTTGGAAGATGCGCAGAGGACGGTGGGGCTGGTGCGCCTTCACGCGGCGGAGTGGCACATCGATCTGCACAAGATTGGTGTGCTTGGGTTTTCATCCGGCGGGCATCTGTCGGCAGCGATCAGCACGCACTTTGAGAAGCGTTTGTATCCGCCTGTAGACGCCGCCGACAAAGAGAGCTGCCGTCCGGATTTTGCGGTGGCGATTTATCCGGGGCACCTGTCGCTTTCCGCGGCGGAATGGGATGCCAAGCAAGGCGCCAGAAAGGTTGTGATTCGTAAGCCGGTGCATGAGACGACGGCCGATAAACAATTGGGGTTGAATCCCGATATTCCTGTCACCCGTCAGACGCCGCCCACGTTTTTGCTGCAAGCGGAGGATGACCACGTGGACAACGTAAACGACTCGCTGGCCTACTACATTGCGCTGAAAAAGGCCGGGGTCGCTGTCGAGATGCATTTGTATGCCCAGGGCGGACATGCCTTTGGGCTGCGGCGCACGAACCTTCCGATTACCGCATGGCCTCAGTTGGTGGAGAGGTGGCTGGGGACGATCGGGATGATTTCGGAGTAGGTGAGAGGGTGGCAGTGGTGCAGGCTCCCGCGGAGAAGGAAGAGCTTTAATTACCGGCGCTCAGCCTTGACAGTTCCAGGCTTGCCTTGTCGTCATAGCACCTGCGCACCTACCACGCGGTGGCGTTTGCGCCAAAACGATGCTCGGAAACCTCTTCTAAGTGGGGAACCCTGGAATCTGGCCGAGCGTACTTGAAAGTGCACTCGATCTTGCTGGTGCTTGGGGGTTTCATGACGCAGACAAGCAACGCTCGGCTCGCCGGGTTCACCTTCCTGGCTTACATCGTGACCGGCATTGCCGCCATGATTCTGTTCGGACGGGTGGCGACTGGCCCCGATGCCGCGGCCAAGCTCGCAAGCCTGGCCCAGCACGTGACCACGGTGCGCTTATGCGCCCTGCTCGAGTTGCTTACCTTCTTCGAAGCGGCGACGCTTGCGGTCACACTGTACGCACTCACGCGAGACGAGGACGCCGATCTTGCCCTCTTCGCGTTCTGCTGCCGTCTGGCTGAAGCTGTGCTGGGAGCCGCCGCCGCGGTTCAGACGCTGCGATTAGCGAAGGTGGCCATGGCATCATCGGCAGGTGACGCGGCTGCGACCGCGCTCGGAGGCTTGGCGCTCGCAGAAGGCG
This window encodes:
- a CDS encoding alpha/beta hydrolase, coding for RVPDPQPVAGPEVAKTTGKEFLVAGRPAVAVRSVSRPTMTVYSPKGKNTGAVVVVFPGGGYQELAIDLEGTEVCDWLTPKGITCVLLKYRVTDVGPYPKSGPYPESPMALEDAQRTVGLVRLHAAEWHIDLHKIGVLGFSSGGHLSAAISTHFEKRLYPPVDAADKESCRPDFAVAIYPGHLSLSAAEWDAKQGARKVVIRKPVHETTADKQLGLNPDIPVTRQTPPTFLLQAEDDHVDNVNDSLAYYIALKKAGVAVEMHLYAQGGHAFGLRRTNLPITAWPQLVERWLGTIGMISE
- a CDS encoding DUF4386 domain-containing protein codes for the protein MTQTSNARLAGFTFLAYIVTGIAAMILFGRVATGPDAAAKLASLAQHVTTVRLCALLELLTFFEAATLAVTLYALTRDEDADLALFAFCCRLAEAVLGAAAAVQTLRLAKVAMASSAGDAAATALGGLALAEGGSAGTVGAMCFAVGSTLFAYLFLRARSIPVALAWLGVVASVLLVLTLPVQLAGLLPTVLAWPIWMPMLIFEVTLALWLMIKGVRVRTGAR